The Ipomoea triloba cultivar NCNSP0323 chromosome 13, ASM357664v1 genomic interval AAATctacttttaaaattaatgataaagTAGATGGCAAGGAGCGTGTTACCGGTGAACTACTACATGATCAAACACCATGCACTGTTTGCATGATCAAACACCATGCACTGTTTGAAGGTTGTCCAAATGATCAAACACCATGCACTGTTTGGAGGTTGTCCAAAGAAGACTTTGATCATGATTTGATTTGTAGATGGTACAGGAAAGAGGAAAGTGGATTGTTCTATGCTAAAAATATATGGCTTGAGCAATCCAAATGAACAGGGTTACATGAAAGAGGATTGTTCTATGCTAAAAATATATGGCTTGAGCAATCCAAATGAACAGGGTTACATGAAAGAGGATTGTTCTATGCTAAAAATATATGACTTGAGCAATCCAAATGAACATGGTTTTTTTATGGTAGTTTCAAAGCCAATTATTCGCGACATGAGTGATTATTTTTCTTTGACacggagcacatgctttaatttggtatcagagctaagcaaaaggtcatgggttcgaaacTCTGTGTCACccgtaaaaaaaaatctatggtccacgtgttgcttggagcccatcaaagtCAATCGGCCCACACACATGAGGGGgcgtggtatcagagccatgcaaaaggtcatgtgTTCGAAATTCTGCGTCACCCGTAAAAAAACTCTAAATAACTGCGGACACAGCGTCGACCTTTGAATTGAAATctacttttaaaattaattataaagtaGATGGCAAGGAGCGTGTTACCGGTGAACTACTACTTGATCAAACACCATGCACTGTTTGGAGGTTGTCCAAAGAAGACTTTGATCATGATTTGATTTGTAGATGGTACAGGAAAGAGGAAAGGGGATTGTTCTATGCTAAAAATATATGGCTTGAGCAATCCAAATGAACAGGGTTACATGAAAGAGGATTGTTCTATGCTAAAAATATATGACTTGAGCAATCCAAATGAACAGGGTTTTTTTTATGGTAGTTTCAGAGCCAATTATTCGCGACATGAGTGATTATTTTTCTTTGACacggagcacatgctttaatttggtatcagagctatgCAAAAGATCATGGGTTCGAAACTCTGTGTCacccgtaaaaaaaaaaatctatggtccacgtgttgcttggagcccatcaaagtTAATCGGCCCGCACACAtgagggggcgtgtgagcataaatataatataaacataaatgtgcagtccaactatcagcttagacttttagttggatggagcacatgattcaattggACTCACAAAAAAATCAAGTTCTTGTAGGGTAATTCAAACCTTCTCTATctacttttctctctcttccacaTTGGCAAAAAAAGCTGCAAAAATCCATTGAAAATTCTCCTATTGAGATGCTCTAACAAAGGTAACACTTTCATTTTTGGAAAGTAAACGAAATTCATTAATTAGCAAGATTGAAATTTAGTACATCAACAATAAAAGGGGTAGTTATAAAACCACTCAATATAATCATACATAGAAATTGATCTTTAATTAATGCATGGGCAATACAATTTACAAAAtgtttaacaaaaataaaaaataaaaagcttaAAAGGGTGAAAagacttttgttatttttttgatGTCATCCACAATGATACttattgaaaaattcaaaaggAAGAAAGAGTATAAAGAAAAACctagaaaattgtttaaaagtgaaaagtatacatttaaCATAACAATAGTTTaagaaatctaaaaattttaaaaaatatattaattaattaattttaaaagtgtAGTCTGAAAATTAAAAGACTATTTTAGCATAAGATTGCCACACTGTTGATCGCGAGATCAGACTATTATGACTGGGTAGTAAAAATATTATGATTGTATAACCAAAAGCCACAAACTCATtagtcaaaatttaattttaacaaatgaGAGATGACAAGCTATCCACAACTACAACCAATAAAAGAAAGAATgtgtgaaaatataaaaattaatgctAAAGCTGAAAGGTGATAAAAGAAGAGATTACTAATAGCAAAGAAATACCTCAAATGATAAAAGAGTTGTAATTCATATTAAGAtttcaagcaaaaaaaaaaaaagaagatatcaaGATAGAATCTTAGACAAGACACTATACATTTTAAGATGCCAATTAATATATCTCTTTATAATGTCAGGCACATTATGCTTAAATGGCGTGTAGTGATTCTTTCATATgtgaggtcatgagatcgagttaaaattttagtgtgatttttgaagagtttttgtaagtgtgattaggataaagaaaattgGGTGGAGTGCAGGAGAAAAACATCCCCAAAATTCAACTCTTAACATTTGTAAAAAAAACTCATCCATTAATTTTTTGTCCTAAAATTTTGTGCTAATATCAAGTAATGGGGAAAGCCTTATGTTCTATTATTTCTAAACTTATTCTATAACTTATTACATTATAATGATTTTGATGCTAATTAACTCTAAACATTTacattaacaaaatataataccAACGAATGGCTTAAAGAGTTAAAGGTGAAATGCATACATTTCATacaacaattaaatatataaagtcaAAAGAACATAACAAAGATGTCTGgatggtgtagttggttatcacacTAGTCTCATGCACTAGAGGTCCCCGATTTGATTCCGGGCTCAAACActaaaaactttaattttctttactgTACTAAATTTCCGAAAGCAATATCAAGAGTATTTCATTAAACTGTAAATGATTTTtaccatttatattttatgtaaatgcaatataaagatatattgtgtattacggagtaatatatttaAAGGTGTGAAtcttattgaaataaaattattagtaaTGTAATCCAATTGTTAATCGAGTAAAGTGTTTAGATATGTATGTCTATAAAGGAGATGGtctcaaatatattttataagagttaattcccaaaatggtcctccgactatgaccttttcttaatttgattccttgacttttaattgcacctaatgtgatCCCCCGACTATTAaattttaagccaaaatggTCATCCGTTAGATTTGGCGTGAAGtatgtgttaaaatgaagggtaAAACAGGTAATTCAGGTTTGCCCCTACCAAGCCACCTGAGGTCGTCGCGGTCGGCGGCGTTGACCCTAGACTCTGAACCTTGCTAATGTCTAAGCAAGAATCGACTCCCTCCAGAAGTTCATCTCCAACAACATTATCCTCGGTGAAAAAGAGATGGACATGGTGTCCATTGAGATCGCTACCGCCATACACCAGATTATAGTCAACGGCACCGCCCTCATCGCTTCCACCCAAGCAGCGGATGATCCGGCGGATCCGGCGGCGAGGTCACAGTGGATCCGGCGGAAAGGGAAATCGTCGAGCGATTTTTTTGACCAAAACAAGGTCGCAACGGATCCGGCGGCGAGGACTAGGAAATCGTTGAGCTAGATGCGGTGGAGCTGGTAGCGGAGCACATCTATTTCTGCGAGATATGCAGAAAGAGATTCAAGCGAGACGCGAATCTCCGGATGCATATGCGAGTTCACGGGAACCTGTTCAAGACGCCGGAGGCGTTGGCGAAGCTCGGGAAATGCTGCGGCAAATCGGGGCCAGGCCGGAACACCCTATTCTTATGCCCTTTCGCTGGGTGCTCAAGGAACAAAACGCACAAGAATCACTTGATGCAGAATTCCGCCCTCTGAAATCCACAATCTGCATCAAAAATCACTTCCGGCGGAGCCATTGGCCTAAGATGTACTCCTGCAATCACTGCAACAAGAAGAACTTCTTGGTTTTGGTGGATTTGAAGAGCCACGCTAATTATGCATAAACCCCAATTTGTTGGCAAAATTTTGCAGCTTAAACCCGCTATCCAATGGCCGAGTTCTTTCTATGGTAGTGTGGTGAAGACGGTGGCGAAAATATAATTtggggaaaaaatgaaaaaacgcATCAGGTCAATCGTCTAAAcaagagaaaatataaattgtccATTTTGTCCTTCATTTTAACGGAATGTTCACGCCAAGGCTAACGGAGACCACTTTGGCTTAAAATTCAATAATCGGAAGATCACTTTgagtgcaattaaaagtcaaggaaccaaattaagaaaaggtcatagtcggaggaccgttttgggaattaactctattttataattttatgtcaACTTTCAAAAAAATCTTAAAGCTTTAGCGTCATATACCTATCAAActcaaaatatttaacttaACACCAGAGAAACATAAGTTAAAGGAGAAAAGATTTGAGTGACTTATTAATCTAATCTTATAAAATGCGAAATATTAGTGCAGCAATTCTGTAAATTGACCAAGGCAGCCAATTACGCACACCTAGAGGCTAGACCAAAGAAATTTATTCATTCCTTAGGCACCCAAGTAACTAGTTTGTTGACTAGACGTGCCAGACAGgcaaattatttgattaattttggaCAAAACAAATCTAAACTCTAAATAACAAAGGAAATCGACGCTTGGCTGGAAGTTTACTCCTTGAAAGTCCACATATCATTTTCTTAATATACACAACATAACTACAAAACTTGGGCATTTTTTTGCTACAAATCATATGcaacaaaaatattacaaatgaaACTATAAGCTATACTCTTTTTCATTGTGTGCCTTGTATCCTTGTGACCAATGTTGTTTTCTAATAGTGCATCTCTAATCTTACTATGAAGTGATGTAAAAATTTCAACTCCTAAGCAAAATTTGCTCGGTTATCACCTGGGTACTGCACTCCACCTcaataaactttcaatataaTGAACAACTAACACCAAAAAAAGTGATCGAGTAGGTGAAGTATCACATAAGATCTTCTTAGTGCAGTTCAATTCTTGCTAATACCCTTTCAATCGAACTCATCACATAGGATCTTCCTAGTGCAATTTACCTCTCCTGTGTGATTTGCAGGTTATTACACAAAAGCAGGTTAATAAAGTGATTCAAAAAATATACACAAGGATAGCTATATGCCTATATTGTAACCTGCAACATAATTCTCTTCATTCACAGGATATAACACTGACTCAATAAAGTTCTCCACTGAGAGGGAACAATTCAAAAAGAGAGTGCATGATAACATGGTCATATCTAACAACTCTATATTGCATGGTGCACTAATAGTAACCAACAAATCGAGTAAAGATATCACGGTCATAACTAACGACTCTATATTGCATGGAGCACTAATAGTAACCAACAAATTGAGTAAAGAAAAGAACGACCGACAATAATGCTGTAGAGAGAGGTAGCAACAATGCCTGAGCTAAACTTCTATAAAGACACCACCAATGTCTATGTAAAAGGGGGAGGACCCGTACAAACTAAATAAACCCTAGAATTATTGTCAACTTTATAAAAGACTATGATGAGTACACTAGCAAGCAACAAGTATGGCTGTATTGgtataactaaatatatacacaaataaccTGGTGTATTGAAGCCGGCCAGAAACTAGTAGCATGGTCACTCGGCATTGTTAGCAGCAGAGTTATCTTTGGGTCTAGCTTCGTCGGGTGATTTCTGACTATCCAGCCCTACCTCCGTTGTTTTCTTAAGAATGTCATTGCCTTCTTCCTCGTCTGTATGGGCATTAGCCAACTTCTCTCTGTCCTCAAACTTTGGAGCGACCAATGGTTCAGTGCCAACATTTTTTCTGGCGGTTTGCTCTTGTATAGTGAGCGTTGCAACTTCGTCTCTTGATGCGTACCAGGTATTACCACAAGGTCCACACTCCAGCTGGCACAGAAATAGCAATCAGTACCCCAAAGGGAGCAAACTTATCTATGACAAGAAACGTCGTTTCAAGGCCATTCAAGCCTTCAAGGCATATCGAACTTTAACTAGGTTAAATTCATAAAAGGAAATCAAAATatgattcttttttcttttgcaccaaatttatagaaaaccCACAAGAAAAATACTCTGATGCATAGTTCAGAACATAAAATTGGCAGAAGTTTCGAATATGAACTTCAAAGCCTTCACTGCAGTCCTCTAAGCCCAATAGAGTAAATGGAAAGTTCCTTCCCAACTGCTCATCACACTATACTCGGAGGGGATGGTGTCCCCATTTTTTGCCAATCTGATTATTAAAGAAACCCAAAAATTTGACTACAGAAGTACAGGGAGAGTCATTATGGCTCCAATTTAAAAGGGAAGAATTAGTCGATGGAGAGACCACACACATTGATAAAAGTTTGGAGACAGATAAGAAGCCTTCCACTACCCTCTTATctaattaattgttaattgttGATAGTGCACTGAGTATAGTTCCCTATATCTATTCATTTGAACTCCAAGTGTTCTTCAAACAATTTTTTGTGGGATGGAAGAGGATTAGAGGTAATACTTTATCTACTAGCAAGATACAATATCGAACAGTTTTACACGCAATATCAATACAAATTATAGCAAAGGCATCAATGAAATAAGAGACAGACCTGATAACGGTCCCCATGTCCCGTCTGAATGATTTCTAAGAGACGCACTTGTTTCTCAGTACATCTGTTGCACCGAGCATCAGTCATCTGTGCCATATATcaaataaaacatttatttaaaaattaaaaaattaaaaaaagaagaagaagaagaagaagagtaaaGGTCACAGCATTTTCATGGTGCTACATAGGATGAAATCCATTATATGCTCCTGAAGAGAAATAAAGCATGGCTTTATTCACAGTGATGGTATGCATTTTCACAACTCCATCCATTGGAGGCCTCCACTCCAAAAAATTATCTTACACATGACAACTATTATCCTCCCCATAAGTCCATAACTAATTACCAAGTGAAGAATAAGCAGTTGAATAACTCAATAGATTGATTAAGAAAAGAGAATCAGTGattcaaacaaaacaaaaaaaagaaccTGTATGAGCTCTTGCTCATCAGGCTTTCTGCGTGCAATCTCTTCTGCTGTCAATCCCTCCTGAAATTCAATTGAAGaataaacaattatatatagcAATGATAACACAAAACGCAACTAAACCATAATCCTACTCTAGTTGTATCGACTATAGTCTATAGGGATATAGCAATGATAAACAATATGCTAATATCAAATCTGAAATTCCTGAggaatagaaaaagaaaaacttccACATTTTTAATGAAGACTAGTGTTGAGTTTGTAAGAATCATaggcctggcgggtggagaataacaccacccgccagttaggaggaagcaagatgaagaatcaagaagagagaaatggctgaaaatatattaactatCTTACTTCATGTCTTTTACTGAAAGAAgattacacaatatatatacacataaaagatGCTCAAATAGTAAACCTACAAAGCTACCCAATAATCTTTTCAGCTCCCAAGGCTACAGTATGTTCATTTCAGCTCCCAAGGCTTAGTTCACACTGCTCAAGGAAGACAATTCTAACAACTAGGAAATTGTATATGATCAATTTTCATGAAGGTAAGCAGCTTAAGAAGATATCATTGTTAAGCTccaaaaattacatatttacatggtGGGTCAAGCCATTCATGCCAATAAAAACCCTTACTTTTAACTCATTTGGCGACATGTTCAATATTTGATATGCTTCCAACTCCCCATTTAAAAGCCGTTGGGCTAATTGCACATTGttctgcaaaaaaaataaagaaaaagaatttgaaaatctacatttaatttaatgaagATTAAATAAAAGCTAAGATTCTTACAAATAAAACACCATGGATGGACATCTATGTATTCCTCCCTAATGTCATTCTAAAAGGTCACATTCAGAGAAAACAGTATATTTCAATTATACTAATCAATCCATTACTGTCATCCCTGAGATAGATACATCATACATATCCGTAAACATGGCTAAAGAAAATCATCTCCAAACCTAACcttaaaattaaaagataacTGCCGCATCTTTTGGTTGTACTTCTGGAAATCAGACAAAAGTGCTTCATGTGCAGCTTTCTCAACAGCAACTACTGCAGGAACAGCAGTGTCTGGCCAACAAATATTTGTGTCTCCCTGTGGAATAAAAGAGCAAAACATCTCAAAAGGAATCCTACTATACCCTGGTATTCTAGAAAGTAATCAAAACAATCTGAAGAACATTAACAGTCAGAAGAACAGAATGCATACATTTGACTTGTTTTCGTCAGACTCATTTACAAGGTTTGAGGAACTAGTTTTACTTGTAAGATCAGTGACATCAGAAACACCTTTTTCTTTAGCATCATCCTTACCCCTACCCCCAGGGTTACTCATAAACTGAATAGCTTGAAGCAGCTTTTCCAACCACTTGTCACGGTGTTTTTCACCAGTAAGTGCATTGAAatctgaaagtattttgaaataCTCTGATGCAGTGTCTACACAGCTTCCTGGTGTTTCTGCCTTTAGAAATTGGCCATTTCTACTGGGTGCATCATCCTTTCTAGAGACATCCAAAGATGGGATGCTCTTTTTCCTCAAAAGACGTTTACTCTTAAAAAAATGATCTTCCTGTACAGCTGCAGCATCCTCGAGCACAATATCAGGAAGATCTCCAAGTCgcgaaaatgttttctgaacaAGGAGATCAATCTCATGCTGCTTGTTATCTTCATAATCCTTATCTGTTAACTTAAAAAGATTCATCTGCTCGGTATCATAGACTCTTTGGACGAAAAAACCAGGATGTTGCTTGCGATTTGGAATCTGTTTGTTTAAGGGGATAAAATGTACAACACACTTGTGCATGACAGACTCTGCAGGAACCTCATCACGGTGAAAGCTATAAAACAATTCCCTTGTATCACGTGAAGGCCAGTTTGCACCTGTTCTACTTTCTGCCTCCTCAGGTCGATAGAACCACTGTCCAGTAACCATCATGCTCCCTTTGCTGGTCTGGGAAATATCCTGCAAATGCCCACCCCCAAAaacccacccaaaattaaataagaacTCATTGATAAGAGTGGTGATTGGAGGAGACAACCAGGACAGtcaaaattcattattcattGTTTGGATAATATATTTGAAGCATTGTCTACTCCTGGAACAAATCATTCTTAGGAACACCACTCTCCAAAGGAATAGGAACTCATAGAAAGTGAGAAATGGAAAAGGAACTATGAAAACAGGCATTTAAAACCAGCTTGATCTTGCATAAGAAAAGGAGAGGAGGGAATAATTGAGATCAGGAAATCTTATGGGTACACTGAACTCTACTTTTAGGTAGGCATTTAATTATTCATAGCAGTAAAAGGAATTATTTTGACTCAACTTTAATACACATAATGGCCACTAACATAAGTAACAAGAATAGGGAAGTAACGGACTCAAAACTTAATGCAAATTTGAACTAGAACATAGCAACTTCCACATGCTGAAAATTTGGACAGTCTCCACTAGATTTGGAAAGACATGTTGAAATTCCATTATTGATAACCATCAATAAAAGTTTGAAGtgagaaacaaaaataaaaataaattaaattaaaaactgTTCATAATGACAACAAATACCTTAATAATAGCAACATAAGGTTTCTGATTTGGCTCCGCAGGAACTAAGAGCACTGGATCTtcctacacaataataacacACAGTAACATAAGAAAAAGGAAGCACAGTGCACGAGATCCACTATGCATATCTCTTGGGTAATTCTTACTGGTAACACAAGCACATAATAACAAAAAGGAAATTGGAGACTTGCGAAAACCGGTTAACTGGTAGTGTCTTAcagataaaaaagaaaataacccCGGAACCAACCCCTAAAAAGAACTCATACAATGTACTTTCCATcggaaaaaattaaacttgcCTACCAACCAGTCCATTTCTAGTCCAACTCGAAATTGCAGTTTATAACAGTACCATAATAAGCCTTATTATTCCTTCTTACAGTTAGACATTTAACAGATTAAATCTAGCAAGTCAAAGATTGTATTACATAGAGAGTTCAAGACAATTTATTTGGCGTTTGGTTGGTGACTTTTGTACCCTACTATCGGATTTGATTCCCATTGCCATGTTTGTTTGTCTACTTTTGCTATCCTACTGTAGGATTCAAATCCTTTAGTAATCATAAAACCCATTATCCTTTTCCTCCTCTAATTTTGAATATGAATCaaaaatgaggaagaaaataagaaaataaaaaaagttattgTCCATGCACTTAATAtggaactttaatatatatacaaatatatgtatgtgtatgtgtatatgtatatattatacatttttatttatttttattttaattacttatttatttatttatttttattccaatTCCTATTTACTAGAGACTTTTTCCACTTAAACCCATTACAATggccaagtatttgattccaattgcgatttcaattccaatgtttgaaccaaacgcccccttagaCTACAAATAAGAATAAATGTAGCATGTGCAGAGCAGTTCGGATGCCACACACTCTTTATCATGTTACATTGTTACTAATTAGTAACGGTAACATTTTTAAATAGAGAATGAAGAGCTGCTAGAAACAATGATTAATATCAATGAATAATGCATTTGTTTGCCATTAAAAAGTTTCTTGGAACTATTAATGGCTATAGCAATCTAGGTACATGTTCCCTTCAAATTCTGTAGCTATTACGGAAAGCCATGAGTTATCAGTAAACAAGTTAACAATTTAAATCTTAAAAGTATAAATAGTGAAGGTAATGACAACCTAAACTACAAATAGatagcaaatgtaatacaacTAAACTCGAGAGACTTCGCTTACTTGAGAATTTGGAAATTTAGCCAACAGGATGAAGGATTAGGGTTATTCCTAGCCATGGTATCCAAAACATTCTACTCTGAGTTTTTTAACTTACTAATTGAAATCGTCACTCAGGGAGCAATTTGATCTCCCTAGTCCTTCAAAAGGAATTTCTCACTAAAGCAATCAATCTAGCCCATCGCAAAGAGCAAACCTGTTATGAACTGCAGCAGGGTAAAGGCTGAAGGCTAAAGGGGGCGGTGGTACTGATACCAGGTTAAAGTACTTGACGGGGGCGGGAGGCTGAGATCTATTTGGATGAAAGGAAGAAAGGGTGGGTGTCATCACATTTAATTGAAGTTGCAATAACAGAAGGGCAGCCAAATCAACAGTGGTTActgatattcaaaattttcttctaaGTCATAAAACTGAGACAGAATTTTTCATTACAGGTTGAAAATGATGCTTGCTCTGTAAGCTCAATTTCCCTTCTTATGCAATAAACTGCTGTCCTTTTTTGAATATCTTTCCATGAATACACTATTGCTTTCCAGTTTACTAGTCCAGTTCATTACAAAACTAGGCAAACaagcagaaaaaaaaatctaaagacTCAATTTTTTGCAATGCCAAACCACACAAAACAATCAAGCCCTAAATAATAAAGATGATTTCAATTAGAAAGGCAACCCCTAATTCAATATCAGGAAATTCTTTTCAGCTCAAACAAATTAAGCAAGCAGAAATATCAATAAAATAACACAAAATCACACTTACTAGATCATAACGAAATCCATCATACTCGAAGGCGTCGAAGTGTTTCCTCCGTCCTCGGCCTTTGCCACTAACCCTAACGACATCTCCCACGGGTTTCGCGTCCTCCTGCGGCTCATCTTGCTCCTCCTCCTCCCCGGCCGAGGGTTCCGTTTCCGGCTCCACCTCTTCCACcgcttttttcttcttcctattcCTCCTGTTATTATCTTCGCATTCTTCCTCCCCCGGCTCTCTCTCCTCTACATCCTCCACCGCTTTCCTCTTGCTCACCTTCCGCTTCTCTCCACCACTCTCCTCTCCCTCCCGATTCTGCAGCTCctccccttcttcttcttcgtaaTCCTCGCCAAGCAGCATTTTTTTGCGCTTCTGAGAATTCTGCCGCGACGGCGGCGGCGCTGCTTCCCCTTCGTCGTCGCTTGTTGCTATCTGTGTGAACCGCCTGATACCCATTGATGTCTGCGTGTCCGCTAGAAATAGCACAGGAACTTCTCTAGCTTGCCAAGTGGAGAATGGCGGTATTTAGTACGTCTTTTTCATCAAAAACcattgctgaaaaaaaaaaaaaaaagttgtgcgGACAATACAGTATCTTTTTAGATTACCTCCCAactaattttatttgacaatttcTAGTTGGAAATTTAGTTGGAaagtatacatttttttttttactagtaGTAGTATAATTTTACCAGCGtgatgcacggaatgaatttgttataaacttataatatattaaaaatatttaaatttatatattattattattatataaattataacatcaaatattatatagtgcaattgaagatatgttttggatcgattatattttttaatgttatccTTATTtaaattcaagcaaataattgctgaattaatagctaatgtgtagatgtacgcatgcggtgctgaaactttagagattttatatatcattgtttaggatttttataaattgaacaaatatgctcgttctctagtaactcagttatagaaatcAATTGTTATTATAGTTTTACTATATATAATCTTATCTTACTATATATAATAGCCAAAAGCCTAGGGAAATGTGATGGAGCCAAAACTCCCGCCTAAGGAAAAACGGTGCCGTTTTATTGTCCACAAATATTGCTTACGTTTTGCTTTGTGTCTTGCATTTGTATATAGTACATTCTCAAAAAGTAAGATTAAATATTATGATGATAATGAcaggtttattttttttattaaaaaaaagacataaaatatttttattgagaaGACAAATCtaaaaaggagaaaatggtGTGTACTGACACCTTGAGCcatgtgcattgcaatttccaAGAAAAGcatgttattaaaa includes:
- the LOC116002567 gene encoding uncharacterized protein DDB_G0283697-like produces the protein MGIRRFTQIATSDDEGEAAPPPSRQNSQKRKKMLLGEDYEEEEGEELQNREGEESGGEKRKVSKRKAVEDVEEREPGEEECEDNNRRNRKKKKAVEEVEPETEPSAGEEEEQDEPQEDAKPVGDVVRVSGKGRGRRKHFDAFEYDGFRYDLEDPVLLVPAEPNQKPYVAIIKDISQTSKGSMMVTGQWFYRPEEAESRTGANWPSRDTRELFYSFHRDEVPAESVMHKCVVHFIPLNKQIPNRKQHPGFFVQRVYDTEQMNLFKLTDKDYEDNKQHEIDLLVQKTFSRLGDLPDIVLEDAAAVQEDHFFKSKRLLRKKSIPSLDVSRKDDAPSRNGQFLKAETPGSCVDTASEYFKILSDFNALTGEKHRDKWLEKLLQAIQFMSNPGGRGKDDAKEKGVSDVTDLTSKTSSSNLVNESDENKSNGDTNICWPDTAVPAVVAVEKAAHEALLSDFQKYNQKMRQLSFNFKNNVQLAQRLLNGELEAYQILNMSPNELKEGLTAEEIARRKPDEQELIQMTDARCNRCTEKQVRLLEIIQTGHGDRYQLECGPCGNTWYASRDEVATLTIQEQTARKNVGTEPLVAPKFEDREKLANAHTDEEEGNDILKKTTEVGLDSQKSPDEARPKDNSAANNAE